One Glutamicibacter mishrai genomic window carries:
- a CDS encoding esterase/lipase family protein, whose amino-acid sequence MQRRIFSGLAALCLAAATFGAPVISPISGNSAQAQSTSTASLNISPLGANDWNCEPSAKHPRPVVLVHGTFETMADNWLTLSPTLKAQGYCVYALNYGLESGLPGTGDIRKSAAQLGDFVDKVRAASGASKVDMVGHSQGGMMPRWYMGHLGGAKYVNDFVAISPSSHGTQGVIVPSSTGMTLINVVGAVACDACMDQVAGSEFLTELNSIGDTVKGPDYTVIATKYDEVVTPYRSQFLDGPPEHVTNILIQDKCPLDLSGHVGINHDPVMHRLVLNALSTEGPADRAYRPSCTI is encoded by the coding sequence ATGCAACGACGCATTTTCTCCGGACTAGCCGCGCTATGCCTGGCTGCAGCTACGTTTGGCGCACCCGTGATCTCACCAATTTCCGGAAATTCCGCTCAAGCCCAGAGCACCAGCACCGCTTCGCTAAACATCAGCCCCTTGGGCGCGAATGACTGGAATTGCGAGCCCAGCGCGAAGCATCCGCGTCCGGTAGTCCTGGTCCACGGAACTTTTGAAACCATGGCCGATAATTGGCTAACCCTTTCACCAACGCTCAAGGCCCAAGGCTACTGCGTTTACGCCCTGAACTACGGCCTTGAAAGTGGCCTTCCGGGCACCGGCGATATCAGGAAATCAGCGGCACAGCTGGGCGACTTTGTCGACAAGGTACGCGCAGCGAGCGGTGCTTCCAAGGTCGATATGGTCGGGCACAGCCAAGGAGGGATGATGCCTCGCTGGTATATGGGACATCTGGGTGGGGCGAAGTACGTGAATGACTTTGTTGCCATCTCCCCTTCGAGCCACGGCACCCAAGGTGTCATTGTCCCTTCCAGCACAGGAATGACACTGATCAACGTTGTCGGCGCTGTTGCTTGCGACGCGTGTATGGATCAGGTAGCCGGCAGCGAATTCCTCACCGAGTTGAACTCGATCGGCGATACGGTCAAAGGACCTGATTATACCGTCATTGCTACGAAGTACGACGAAGTTGTCACCCCGTACCGCTCCCAGTTCCTCGACGGCCCCCCGGAGCATGTCACCAACATCCTGATCCAAGATAAATGTCCACTGGATCTATCTGGACATGTCGGGATCAACCACGACCCGGTAATGCACCGGCTAGTACTCAACGCACTGAGCACCGAAGGGCCGGCGGACCGGGCCTACCGCCCATCGTGCACGATCTAA
- a CDS encoding alpha/beta hydrolase, translating into MARQLDDVRSAQWSSNPESGAIVLFLHGFGSNEHDLSTLAEPLDLGLPWASLRAPLELGHGGAAWFQITTPGAPDAAPVELATDMIWGWVEANLDPDIKIIPIGFSQGGLMASQLLRTRPERVVATTILGGFVLGADQPGDEILAEQRPGVFWGRGQQDQVIAPVAIDRTTQFLPQHSTLTERTYPGLAHGINADELLDVRSHVTSQLTIGK; encoded by the coding sequence ATGGCTCGGCAACTTGACGATGTGCGCAGTGCGCAATGGAGTAGTAATCCTGAATCCGGGGCGATCGTGCTCTTCTTGCACGGCTTTGGATCTAACGAGCATGACCTGAGTACCTTGGCTGAACCGCTGGACCTAGGACTGCCTTGGGCCTCACTCCGCGCGCCGTTAGAACTGGGGCATGGAGGTGCAGCATGGTTCCAAATCACCACTCCCGGTGCGCCTGATGCGGCGCCCGTGGAACTGGCAACCGACATGATTTGGGGCTGGGTAGAGGCGAACCTTGACCCTGACATCAAGATCATTCCCATCGGCTTCTCGCAGGGCGGACTGATGGCCAGTCAACTACTACGTACCCGTCCCGAGCGTGTGGTTGCAACGACGATTCTCGGCGGATTTGTGCTCGGCGCCGACCAGCCGGGTGACGAGATTCTTGCTGAGCAGCGTCCGGGTGTCTTTTGGGGCCGAGGCCAGCAGGACCAAGTTATTGCTCCGGTGGCCATTGATCGGACAACTCAGTTCTTGCCACAACATTCCACCTTGACCGAGCGCACTTATCCAGGCTTGGCGCACGGAATCAACGCAGATGAACTCTTGGATGTTCGCTCGCATGTGACGAGCCAATTGACTATCGGCAAATAA
- a CDS encoding ABC transporter permease yields the protein MTATDTTAPSTPAAKHSNSAPQKTAAAKPAPKGWGKLARTMLIPFFLCAIMGLFYLGAFHQPTPHNVQVAVVGDSAATKVFAQTLQDESDGALNVRTVDNEESAKALVENREIVAAYESTKDSATLYVSSAASETSDNVAQKVFMNVAFKQGQPFQVNDVVPTGDNDTSGQGLFFLLVALSIGGYASAVPLAGFMGKVRLPVRFAMAAVAAAVIATIAVVVAGPIYQVIENHFANIWLISWVYAVSIIMLGMGLHPLLRHWTTPILTMCFVALNFTSSGGIFQPAMQPGFFGALNTFWNGAGWLHAVQTLVYFPEQGIGMDILRLILWLIPGMALMCATHAWSAHNTRLANENAKIEEVERTVAA from the coding sequence ATGACTGCCACCGATACCACCGCACCTAGCACCCCAGCCGCCAAACATTCCAATTCCGCACCGCAAAAAACTGCTGCGGCCAAGCCCGCTCCGAAGGGTTGGGGCAAGCTGGCGCGAACTATGCTGATCCCGTTCTTTTTGTGCGCGATCATGGGCTTGTTCTACCTCGGCGCTTTCCATCAGCCAACACCGCACAACGTGCAGGTGGCAGTAGTTGGAGACTCAGCGGCTACCAAGGTCTTTGCCCAGACACTGCAGGATGAATCGGACGGGGCACTGAACGTGCGCACTGTCGACAACGAGGAATCCGCCAAGGCATTGGTAGAGAATCGCGAAATCGTGGCAGCCTACGAATCCACCAAAGATTCAGCCACCCTCTACGTTTCAAGTGCAGCGTCGGAGACCTCAGACAACGTAGCCCAAAAAGTTTTCATGAACGTTGCCTTTAAACAGGGTCAGCCGTTCCAAGTCAACGACGTGGTTCCAACGGGTGACAATGACACCAGCGGGCAGGGTCTGTTCTTCTTACTGGTCGCCTTGAGCATCGGTGGTTATGCCAGCGCGGTCCCACTGGCCGGCTTCATGGGAAAGGTTAGGCTGCCCGTTCGCTTTGCCATGGCAGCTGTTGCAGCAGCGGTAATTGCAACCATTGCGGTGGTCGTCGCTGGTCCGATTTACCAGGTAATCGAAAACCATTTCGCCAACATTTGGCTGATCTCGTGGGTGTACGCAGTCTCAATCATCATGCTGGGCATGGGCCTACACCCATTGCTGCGCCATTGGACCACTCCGATTTTGACCATGTGCTTTGTGGCGCTGAACTTCACTAGCTCCGGCGGCATTTTCCAGCCAGCCATGCAGCCTGGATTCTTCGGAGCACTGAATACCTTCTGGAATGGTGCCGGATGGTTGCACGCGGTACAAACTTTGGTGTACTTCCCTGAACAGGGAATCGGCATGGATATTCTGCGACTGATCCTGTGGCTAATCCCCGGTATGGCGCTGATGTGCGCGACTCACGCATGGAGCGCCCATAACACTCGCCTGGCCAACGAAAACGCAAAAATTGAAGAAGTAGAACGGACCGTGGCAGCGTAG
- a CDS encoding MarR family winged helix-turn-helix transcriptional regulator: protein MSGERREIDIESVYHHMQMITRRANSRARQLAEPLSMVEHSLLRFIADTPGTRATDIAEAFALNRSTVSRQVGTLLDLGYAVYDDSEAGRGRVLELTKLGQERLDASAAVHRAAVTERLEGWSEEQISDFVLALKRYNEADNDL from the coding sequence ATGAGCGGGGAACGACGAGAGATAGATATCGAATCGGTCTATCACCACATGCAAATGATCACGCGACGCGCCAACTCGCGCGCACGACAATTGGCTGAGCCTCTGAGTATGGTGGAGCATTCACTGCTGCGATTCATCGCCGATACCCCCGGCACACGCGCTACCGACATCGCCGAAGCCTTCGCGTTGAACCGCTCAACTGTCTCTCGGCAAGTGGGGACGTTGCTGGACTTGGGCTATGCGGTCTACGACGATTCCGAAGCGGGACGAGGGCGCGTTCTAGAACTAACCAAACTTGGTCAGGAACGCCTTGATGCATCGGCTGCTGTACACCGCGCTGCGGTGACCGAACGCTTGGAAGGCTGGAGCGAAGAGCAAATTAGCGACTTCGTTTTGGCACTGAAACGCTACAACGAGGCCGACAACGATCTGTAA
- a CDS encoding DUF1653 domain-containing protein: MSVEPGIYQHFKGQRYEVLAVGKHSETEEPLVFYRKLYDDYSFWARPLEMFTEHVERGGYSGPRFAKVA, translated from the coding sequence ATGAGCGTCGAACCCGGAATCTACCAACACTTCAAAGGGCAGCGTTATGAAGTGCTGGCCGTGGGCAAACACAGCGAAACCGAAGAGCCCTTGGTCTTCTACCGCAAGCTCTATGATGACTACAGCTTCTGGGCCCGACCGCTGGAGATGTTTACCGAGCACGTCGAGCGCGGTGGTTATAGCGGGCCGCGGTTCGCGAAGGTGGCTTAG
- a CDS encoding MogA/MoaB family molybdenum cofactor biosynthesis protein has product MKTNRTAGVVVASTSAAAGTAEDKTGPLISRWLREREFQVVEPAVVADGQPVRDAVQEELTSGASVVIVTGGTGVSPDDQSPEMVEPLLDVQLPGIIEAIRRRGEASTALSIITRGVAGFAGETFVITLPGSTGGVKDGLAVLDTVLEHLLTQRSGGSGHGPR; this is encoded by the coding sequence GTGAAGACTAATCGGACAGCCGGCGTAGTGGTCGCTTCGACCAGCGCTGCCGCCGGAACTGCTGAAGATAAAACTGGCCCACTGATCAGCCGGTGGTTGCGTGAGCGCGAGTTCCAGGTAGTTGAGCCTGCGGTCGTGGCCGATGGACAGCCGGTACGTGACGCCGTTCAAGAAGAACTCACCTCCGGCGCCTCGGTGGTGATCGTGACCGGTGGCACCGGGGTCTCTCCTGATGACCAGTCCCCCGAAATGGTGGAGCCACTCTTGGATGTGCAGCTTCCTGGAATCATCGAGGCCATTCGCCGTCGTGGCGAGGCGTCCACTGCACTGTCGATCATCACCCGCGGGGTGGCTGGCTTTGCCGGTGAGACTTTTGTGATCACCCTGCCCGGTTCAACCGGCGGGGTTAAGGACGGGCTGGCCGTATTGGATACTGTTTTGGAGCATCTACTTACGCAGCGAAGCGGTGGCTCCGGCCACGGACCACGCTAA
- the moaC gene encoding cyclic pyranopterin monophosphate synthase MoaC, translating into MSEKLTHLREDGSAHMVDVSDKAVTKRVATAEAIFATREDVVPMLMTGNLPKGEALGTARVAGIMAAKRTWELVPLCHPLPISKVSIDFEAQDSAVRVIAQVTTKGVTGVEMEALTAASVAALTLYDMVKAVDKHAEVRSVKVLAKSGGKSGDWVRED; encoded by the coding sequence ATGTCTGAAAAACTTACTCACCTGCGTGAAGATGGCAGCGCCCATATGGTCGATGTCAGCGATAAGGCAGTAACCAAGCGTGTTGCTACCGCCGAAGCCATCTTTGCCACCCGCGAAGATGTGGTTCCGATGCTGATGACCGGCAACTTGCCCAAGGGTGAAGCGCTGGGCACCGCCCGAGTTGCCGGCATCATGGCAGCCAAGCGCACCTGGGAACTGGTTCCGTTGTGCCACCCGTTGCCGATCTCAAAAGTCTCCATCGACTTCGAGGCACAAGATTCTGCAGTACGGGTCATCGCACAGGTGACGACTAAGGGTGTCACCGGGGTGGAGATGGAGGCGTTGACCGCAGCCAGCGTAGCTGCGTTGACCCTGTATGACATGGTCAAAGCCGTGGACAAGCACGCCGAGGTGCGCTCGGTAAAGGTTTTGGCGAAGTCTGGCGGCAAGAGTGGCGACTGGGTTCGTGAAGACTAA
- a CDS encoding molybdopterin molybdotransferase MoeA: MTCTLENHRAELEALLAPVFASLDTDVLSVLSPEACDRVLSEDVYARLPIPAFTNSQMDGYAARSSDLTHAAPGSPVALPLGVTAAAGDPQITLAAGTVSPVMTGAMIPDGADTVIPVEESVAGRFPELVRAHQGTPTGHAQFTAPSEPGRFIRLAGVDLEAGALVAKAGTRLTPTMIAALISSGVRDVPVRRALKVAVCTTGDELSDGGLSQGQIPDSNSPMLSAWLRRYQVQVRTLQLPDDPQRFALAIDALQEQVDLILTVGGISAGAYEVVRQALAPVGGSFHHVALQPGGPQGFAKLPHAAVLCFPGNPVSALLSAELFLAPLLRKLNALPEPVAQHYPLAADITSPKHKHQVRRAVIREGQVEILDPGSHLVHDLACADALVHIPVGLSELSAGTQIETWSMNV, encoded by the coding sequence ATGACCTGCACCCTGGAAAACCATCGCGCCGAACTTGAGGCGCTGCTAGCTCCTGTCTTCGCTTCGCTAGATACTGACGTGCTTTCGGTGCTCAGCCCTGAAGCCTGCGATCGAGTCCTCAGCGAAGATGTGTATGCCCGGTTGCCAATCCCTGCCTTCACCAATTCGCAGATGGATGGTTATGCGGCGCGCAGCTCGGACCTGACTCACGCGGCGCCTGGATCCCCTGTCGCATTACCCCTCGGGGTCACTGCCGCTGCTGGCGATCCGCAGATCACCCTAGCTGCCGGTACTGTCAGCCCGGTGATGACCGGTGCGATGATCCCAGATGGTGCCGATACTGTGATCCCGGTAGAAGAGTCTGTAGCGGGCCGCTTCCCGGAATTAGTCCGAGCGCACCAAGGCACCCCGACCGGGCACGCGCAATTCACCGCGCCCAGCGAACCTGGTCGCTTTATCCGTCTTGCCGGCGTTGATCTTGAAGCCGGAGCATTGGTGGCCAAGGCCGGAACCAGACTGACCCCAACCATGATCGCTGCATTGATTTCCAGCGGAGTGCGGGATGTTCCAGTACGCCGCGCACTGAAGGTCGCGGTATGCACTACCGGCGATGAGCTCAGCGATGGCGGGCTCTCCCAAGGCCAGATCCCGGATTCGAACTCCCCCATGCTTTCTGCGTGGTTGCGCCGTTATCAGGTGCAGGTGCGGACCCTGCAACTACCCGATGATCCTCAGCGCTTCGCCCTGGCTATTGATGCGTTGCAGGAGCAGGTTGATCTGATTCTGACCGTGGGCGGTATCAGCGCCGGAGCCTACGAGGTAGTCCGCCAAGCGCTCGCCCCCGTAGGCGGTTCCTTCCACCATGTGGCTCTCCAGCCTGGCGGCCCCCAAGGTTTTGCCAAGCTGCCCCACGCCGCGGTGCTCTGCTTCCCGGGTAACCCGGTCAGTGCGCTGCTCTCTGCCGAACTATTCCTGGCGCCGCTGCTGCGCAAGCTCAACGCCCTGCCAGAGCCCGTCGCCCAGCACTATCCGCTGGCAGCCGATATCACCTCGCCTAAGCACAAGCATCAGGTTCGCCGGGCGGTGATCCGTGAGGGACAAGTGGAAATCCTGGATCCCGGATCCCACTTGGTTCATGACCTGGCCTGCGCCGATGCGCTGGTACATATCCCGGTGGGCCTCAGTGAACTGAGCGCCGGTACGCAAATTGAAACTTGGAGCATGAATGTCTGA
- a CDS encoding MoaD/ThiS family protein → MSKITIRYFAAAAAAAGCEQESWERPPTLAALRSELIDSYGPEMAQVLRAGSFLINGVVRRDAGELASAEDLTVDVLPPFAGG, encoded by the coding sequence ATGTCGAAGATTACGATACGCTACTTCGCCGCTGCGGCGGCGGCAGCGGGCTGCGAGCAAGAGAGCTGGGAACGCCCGCCAACGCTTGCGGCCCTGCGTAGTGAACTGATCGATTCCTACGGGCCGGAAATGGCACAGGTTTTGCGTGCCGGCAGTTTCCTGATCAACGGCGTGGTGCGCCGCGATGCCGGCGAGCTGGCCTCAGCCGAAGATCTTACGGTGGACGTGCTGCCGCCATTTGCTGGCGGATAA
- a CDS encoding ThiF family adenylyltransferase, giving the protein MKSERDVPALVAPGPALSADQAARAARQLSLPGFDETAQRRLAAARVLVVGAGGLGSASVPYLVGAGVGTIGIVDDDVVELSNLHRQVTHTTANIGLAKTTSLAQAATALDPNVHIIEHNLRLDSSNALQIFANYDLVIDGSDNFPTRYLSNDAAQLTGIPLIWGSILQHHGQVSVAWHEHGPGYRDLFPVPPAPGTVPDCAAGGVLPGLCGTIGSLLATEALKLIAGIGTPLVGKVLIYDALAASTRTLEFARDPEGAEVTELIDYVLFCSGALPEAQGIDATALAELLAGTDAPVLLDVRNDDERAQQHIAGSLHLPLPDLEAAIESGADVDQIPQQVTVYCARGPRSQRAASLLASRGITTNYLEGGLPALAEVAPQLLAEPAHTEGARS; this is encoded by the coding sequence ATGAAAAGCGAACGCGACGTTCCCGCGCTTGTAGCCCCCGGGCCAGCACTCAGCGCCGATCAGGCTGCACGAGCCGCGCGCCAACTGAGCCTGCCAGGATTTGATGAGACCGCGCAGCGCAGGCTCGCCGCCGCCCGTGTACTGGTCGTTGGTGCCGGGGGACTGGGCAGCGCCAGCGTCCCTTATCTAGTGGGAGCCGGGGTAGGCACCATCGGCATCGTTGATGACGACGTAGTGGAGCTATCCAACCTGCACCGCCAGGTCACCCACACCACCGCGAATATTGGTCTTGCCAAGACCACTTCCCTGGCCCAAGCCGCCACGGCGCTGGACCCCAATGTGCATATCATCGAGCACAACCTGCGCCTGGATTCATCCAACGCGCTTCAGATCTTTGCGAATTATGACTTGGTCATCGACGGCAGTGACAACTTCCCGACCCGGTACCTCTCCAATGACGCAGCCCAGCTCACGGGCATACCGCTGATCTGGGGATCCATCCTGCAACACCACGGACAAGTGTCCGTGGCCTGGCATGAGCATGGGCCTGGCTACCGCGATCTCTTCCCTGTACCACCGGCCCCGGGAACCGTGCCCGACTGCGCCGCCGGGGGAGTACTGCCTGGACTATGCGGAACCATCGGCTCGCTGTTGGCCACAGAAGCCCTGAAGCTCATCGCTGGAATCGGCACCCCGCTGGTGGGCAAGGTGCTGATCTACGATGCACTGGCCGCCAGCACCCGGACCCTCGAATTCGCCCGGGACCCGGAAGGCGCCGAGGTCACGGAGCTGATCGACTACGTGCTCTTCTGCTCCGGAGCACTGCCCGAAGCCCAAGGCATCGACGCGACGGCGCTCGCCGAATTGCTGGCCGGAACCGACGCTCCAGTCTTGCTGGACGTGCGCAATGATGATGAACGCGCGCAGCAGCACATTGCCGGTTCCTTGCATCTACCGCTGCCAGATCTGGAAGCGGCCATCGAATCCGGCGCAGATGTGGACCAGATTCCCCAACAAGTGACGGTCTACTGTGCTCGTGGTCCGCGTTCGCAACGCGCAGCATCCTTGCTTGCCTCTCGGGGCATCACAACCAATTATCTTGAAGGCGGGCTTCCCGCGCTGGCCGAGGTGGCCCCGCAGCTGCTGGCTGAACCCGCACACACCGAAGGAGCCCGCTCATGA
- a CDS encoding molybdenum cofactor biosynthesis protein MoaE translates to MSYALITEEPIDEAAVRDAVQSDTAGAVVLFHGIIRNHDGGQSVNSLDYSHHPQAQDFLEKIIAEEEERTGLKLSAVHRVGPLKIGDAALVAASAAAHRKEAFDAIENLVERIKAEVPIWKKQHFTSGSSEWVGL, encoded by the coding sequence ATGAGCTACGCGCTGATCACCGAAGAACCCATCGACGAGGCCGCGGTCCGCGATGCCGTGCAGTCCGATACCGCCGGCGCCGTGGTGCTCTTCCACGGAATCATCCGCAACCACGACGGTGGCCAGTCGGTGAACTCCTTGGACTACTCACACCATCCGCAAGCACAGGATTTCCTTGAGAAGATCATCGCTGAGGAAGAAGAACGCACGGGCCTGAAGCTTTCCGCCGTGCATCGCGTGGGTCCGCTGAAGATCGGCGATGCTGCTTTGGTGGCCGCCTCGGCCGCCGCACACCGCAAGGAAGCTTTCGACGCGATCGAAAACCTCGTCGAGCGGATCAAGGCTGAGGTTCCCATCTGGAAGAAGCAGCACTTCACTTCTGGCAGCTCCGAATGGGTCGGACTGTAG